One window from the genome of Cellulosilyticum sp. I15G10I2 encodes:
- a CDS encoding molybdopterin biosynthesis protein encodes MEKYKDNRNIYISNIPVEEAIERYKNALASHIKTETLPVEDALFRTTCEAVFANISSPHYHGAAMDGIAVTATDTYGACEKAPKVLIQGEHFEYVNTGNPIPVNRDAVIMIEDLTEMSPGHVQIIAPAYPWQHIRTVGEDIVQGEMIIPSFHTIRPMDMGALLNGGVEQVQVFAKTSVGILPTGTEIVQNVKELKYGKIIDSNSKVFQGLILEAGGIPKIYAPLRDDKEVLKAAIKKGIAENDILIINAGSSAGSKDFTVDLIRELGEVIIHGVALKPGKPTILGIIDGKPVIGIPGYPVSAYFAFETFAKPIIAWYLGKKDQAKSIKAVLSQRVVSSLKHQELVRVTLGEVDNRLVATPLNRGAGATMSLVRADGVLTIPRMSEGIESGQMVDISLIKPIEKIIKRVVLIGSHDLILDLIADRMPLTSGHVGSLGGIMSMKRRECHIAPIHLLDEHTGEYNISYVKKYFSAGSMAIIKGVKRLQGLMIQKGNPKQIKGFSDLIRDDIHFVNRQRGAGTRQLLDYELKKQQLDPGDIIGYNREMTTHMTVAVTIASGTADAGLGIFAAAEAMKLDFIPACYEAYDFLVPIAYLEDHRVQNFIEILKSKTFKEKLSLIGGYELENPGEVLKVGE; translated from the coding sequence ATGGAGAAATATAAAGACAATAGAAATATTTACATATCAAATATACCAGTTGAAGAAGCTATTGAACGTTATAAGAATGCTTTAGCATCTCATATAAAAACTGAAACACTTCCAGTAGAAGATGCTTTGTTTCGAACAACCTGTGAGGCTGTTTTTGCAAATATTTCATCGCCACATTATCATGGAGCTGCCATGGATGGGATTGCTGTTACAGCTACAGATACTTATGGTGCATGCGAAAAGGCACCTAAAGTGCTTATTCAGGGAGAACATTTTGAATATGTTAATACAGGTAATCCCATACCTGTAAATCGTGATGCAGTTATTATGATTGAGGATTTAACCGAGATGTCCCCAGGGCATGTACAAATAATAGCGCCGGCTTACCCATGGCAGCATATCAGGACAGTAGGAGAAGATATTGTTCAAGGAGAAATGATCATTCCTTCATTCCACACGATTAGACCCATGGATATGGGTGCGCTTTTAAATGGTGGCGTGGAACAGGTTCAGGTATTTGCAAAAACATCTGTCGGCATACTTCCTACCGGAACAGAGATTGTCCAAAATGTAAAGGAACTTAAATATGGCAAAATCATCGATTCTAATTCAAAAGTATTTCAGGGGTTGATTTTAGAAGCGGGGGGGATTCCCAAAATATATGCTCCCCTTAGAGACGATAAAGAGGTTCTAAAAGCAGCGATAAAAAAAGGCATAGCAGAAAATGATATATTAATCATAAATGCGGGATCTTCAGCAGGATCCAAAGACTTTACTGTCGATCTGATTCGTGAGCTTGGAGAGGTTATTATACATGGTGTGGCTTTAAAACCAGGAAAACCTACAATATTGGGGATAATTGATGGTAAACCAGTGATTGGTATTCCAGGCTATCCTGTTTCCGCATACTTTGCTTTTGAGACTTTTGCAAAGCCAATTATAGCATGGTACTTAGGTAAAAAAGATCAGGCTAAGAGTATTAAAGCAGTTTTATCACAAAGAGTAGTTTCTTCACTCAAACATCAGGAGCTTGTAAGAGTAACCTTAGGAGAAGTAGATAACCGGCTCGTTGCAACGCCTTTAAATCGAGGGGCAGGAGCTACGATGAGCCTCGTCCGCGCAGATGGTGTTTTAACTATACCTCGTATGTCAGAAGGCATCGAAAGCGGACAGATGGTTGATATCTCACTCATTAAACCTATAGAAAAAATCATAAAAAGAGTTGTTTTAATTGGCAGCCATGATTTGATTTTAGATTTGATTGCAGACAGAATGCCCCTGACCTCAGGGCATGTAGGGAGTTTAGGCGGCATTATGTCTATGAAACGCAGAGAGTGTCATATAGCGCCTATTCATCTATTAGATGAACATACCGGTGAGTACAATATTTCTTATGTGAAAAAGTATTTTTCAGCAGGCTCTATGGCAATTATTAAGGGCGTTAAAAGACTCCAAGGACTGATGATTCAAAAAGGAAATCCTAAACAAATCAAAGGATTTTCAGATTTGATAAGAGACGACATACACTTTGTTAATCGTCAGCGCGGAGCGGGTACAAGACAGCTCTTAGATTATGAACTCAAAAAACAACAGTTAGATCCGGGGGATATTATAGGGTATAATAGAGAAATGACGACACATATGACAGTCGCAGTAACGATAGCCTCAGGAACAGCTGATGCAGGACTTGGGATCTTTGCAGCAGCGGAGGCCATGAAGCTTGATTTTATACCTGCTTGCTATGAGGCTTATGATTTTTTAGTACCTATAGCCTATTTAGAGGATCACCGCGTTCAAAACTTTATAGAGATTTTAAAGTCCAAAACATTTAAAGAAAAGCTGAGTTTAATTGGAGGATATGAGCTTGAAAATCCAGGTGAAGTTTTGAAAGTAGGTGAATAA
- the moaA gene encoding GTP 3',8-cyclase MoaA — protein MKDAYGRTINYLRLSITDLCNLRCQYCMPIEGIQKIAHEDILTLEELDEIVYAFAKLGITKVRITGGEPLARKGIVTLIEKIKRHQGIKDLALTTNGILLDTMAQTLKDAGLNRVNISLDSLDDKKYTMMTRGGKLKDVLKGIEKARKVGLTPIKLNVVLIGGFNDNEVERFVRLTQEEAIDVRFIELMPIGEVAKWSKHHFLSNEYILKVVPELVKSNALEENSPALYYQLPGAKGRVGLISPISCKFCGTCNRVRLTSEGKLKHCLHSNEEFDLKAALREERSLTDFIQYAMLHKPFEHLIEEGSLTERNMIQVGG, from the coding sequence ATGAAAGATGCATATGGAAGAACAATTAATTACTTACGCTTATCTATTACAGACTTATGCAACCTCAGATGCCAGTATTGTATGCCGATAGAGGGCATTCAGAAAATAGCCCATGAGGATATCTTAACACTTGAAGAGTTGGATGAAATCGTCTATGCTTTTGCAAAACTTGGGATTACTAAGGTGCGTATTACAGGTGGAGAACCTCTTGCAAGAAAAGGCATTGTCACACTCATAGAGAAAATAAAGAGACATCAAGGTATCAAAGATTTGGCTTTAACTACAAATGGGATACTTCTTGATACTATGGCACAAACTCTTAAAGATGCAGGACTTAACAGAGTTAATATTAGTTTAGACTCTTTAGATGATAAAAAGTATACAATGATGACACGAGGCGGAAAACTAAAGGATGTCCTTAAAGGGATAGAAAAGGCAAGAAAAGTAGGTTTAACACCAATAAAGCTTAATGTCGTACTAATCGGTGGATTTAATGATAATGAGGTTGAAAGATTTGTTAGACTTACACAGGAGGAAGCAATCGACGTACGTTTTATTGAACTGATGCCTATTGGAGAAGTGGCTAAGTGGTCCAAGCATCATTTTCTTTCAAATGAATATATATTAAAAGTAGTACCAGAACTTGTAAAAAGTAATGCGTTAGAAGAGAATTCACCGGCTTTATACTATCAGCTTCCAGGTGCAAAAGGTAGAGTGGGACTTATTAGTCCTATTTCTTGTAAATTCTGCGGAACGTGCAATAGAGTGCGCTTAACATCTGAAGGAAAGCTCAAGCACTGCCTGCATTCTAATGAAGAGTTTGATCTAAAAGCAGCACTAAGAGAAGAAAGGTCCCTGACAGATTTTATTCAATATGCAATGTTGCATAAACCTTTTGAACATCTTATTGAAGAGGGCAGTCTGACAGAAAGAAATATGATCCAAGTCGGTGGATAA
- the moaC gene encoding cyclic pyranopterin monophosphate synthase MoaC: MSFTHFNDSGRAYMVEVTEKDDTSRTAVASGIITMKPETIQAIQNERIKKGDVLSVAQIAGIMGAKKTSELIPMCHQLMLTGVDLRFKIETHCILIEAEVKTVGKTGVEMEALTAVSTAALTIYDMCKAIDKEMVIGQITLLKKSGGKSGDYLKEGLK; this comes from the coding sequence ATGTCATTTACACACTTTAATGATTCAGGCAGAGCTTATATGGTAGAGGTAACCGAAAAAGACGATACATCAAGAACTGCAGTTGCCTCAGGTATAATCACTATGAAACCAGAAACGATACAAGCCATCCAAAATGAACGCATTAAAAAAGGCGATGTTTTATCAGTTGCACAGATTGCAGGCATTATGGGAGCAAAAAAAACAAGTGAGCTTATCCCAATGTGTCATCAGCTGATGTTAACAGGCGTAGACCTTCGTTTTAAAATAGAAACGCATTGTATTTTGATTGAAGCAGAAGTTAAAACGGTAGGCAAAACAGGGGTTGAAATGGAAGCTTTAACAGCAGTATCGACTGCTGCATTAACGATTTATGATATGTGTAAGGCCATTGATAAAGAAATGGTTATTGGTCAAATAACGCTGTTAAAAAAGAGCGGAGGCAAATCAGGGGACTATTTAAAGGAGGGACTAAAATGA
- a CDS encoding MOSC domain-containing protein encodes MNKIIGKVISVNISKEKGVIKDAVSEGYFQEAHGLVGDAHAGKWHRQVSLLAQESIDKMTKVGIEGLCSGKFAENITTEGIELHTLKVGTLLKIGETIQEISQIGKECHTGCAIKVQVGQCIMPKEGVFTKVIQSGTIRANDSIEILE; translated from the coding sequence ATGAACAAGATTATTGGCAAGGTCATTTCAGTTAATATAAGTAAAGAAAAGGGTGTTATCAAAGATGCGGTTTCAGAAGGTTATTTCCAAGAGGCCCATGGATTAGTAGGGGATGCGCATGCAGGAAAATGGCATAGACAGGTCAGTTTACTAGCCCAAGAAAGTATTGATAAGATGACAAAGGTAGGGATTGAGGGGCTATGCAGTGGAAAATTTGCTGAAAACATTACTACGGAAGGGATTGAACTCCACACACTTAAGGTAGGTACGTTATTAAAAATAGGCGAAACAATCCAAGAAATATCTCAGATTGGTAAAGAATGTCATACGGGATGTGCGATCAAAGTACAAGTAGGCCAATGTATTATGCCTAAAGAAGGGGTTTTTACTAAGGTCATTCAAAGCGGTACGATTAGAGCAAATGACAGTATCGAAATACTTGAATAA
- a CDS encoding aldehyde ferredoxin oxidoreductase family protein produces the protein MYGYQGKVLRVNLTTSTYAVEALDETVAKKFIGGRGLGTKLYADEVSPAVDALSPENKILFVTGPLTGTPTPTGGRYMVVTKSPLTGTIASSNSGGYWGPELKFAGYDVIIVEGKAEEPVYMMIEDDKIEFRPAAHLWGKIVSETTKALEAETPEKSKILTIGPAGEKLSHIAAIMNDYSRAAGRSGVGAVMGSKNLKAIVVKGSKKVDLADADALKVVVKQCMQQIKDNGVTGQGLPAYGTAVLVNIINENGVFPTNNFQTSQFDKAEEISGETLAEKYLVKKDPCYRCPIACGRYCKVDDIEGGGPEYETIWAFGGDCGVSDMGAVIKANFWCNEMGLDTISAGATIAAAMELYQKGYIKDEELDGLSLEFGNAEAVVEWTKRMGMREGLGSKMAEGSYRLTDAYGVPELSMSVKKQELPAYDPRAIQGQGLQYATSNRGGCHVRGYLISPEILGLPEKLDRFSLEGKATWVKVFQDLTAFIDASGLCLFTSFAMGAGDYANMINAVIGTDWTAEDVLTAGERIWNIERLYNLEAGIDPSQDTLPKRLLEDGIADGPSKGNVARLSELLPEYYAERGWSAEGIPTEDRKALLGL, from the coding sequence ATGTACGGTTATCAAGGTAAGGTTTTAAGAGTTAATCTCACAACAAGTACTTATGCAGTAGAGGCTTTGGATGAGACAGTTGCAAAGAAATTTATAGGGGGAAGAGGACTTGGGACTAAATTGTATGCAGACGAAGTATCACCGGCTGTTGATGCATTAAGTCCAGAAAACAAGATTTTATTTGTGACAGGGCCTTTAACAGGGACACCAACTCCAACCGGTGGGAGATATATGGTTGTCACTAAATCACCGCTTACAGGCACAATTGCTTCATCTAATTCAGGGGGATACTGGGGGCCAGAACTTAAGTTTGCAGGCTATGATGTTATTATTGTAGAAGGTAAAGCCGAAGAGCCAGTTTATATGATGATTGAGGATGATAAGATTGAATTTAGACCTGCGGCGCACTTATGGGGTAAAATTGTTTCAGAGACAACTAAAGCACTTGAAGCAGAAACACCTGAAAAGTCTAAAATATTAACGATTGGACCTGCAGGAGAAAAATTATCACACATAGCAGCGATTATGAATGATTACTCAAGAGCAGCGGGACGTTCAGGAGTAGGGGCAGTAATGGGTTCTAAAAACCTTAAAGCTATAGTTGTTAAGGGCAGCAAAAAAGTAGATCTTGCAGATGCAGATGCACTTAAAGTAGTTGTTAAACAATGTATGCAGCAAATTAAAGATAATGGTGTTACAGGTCAAGGGCTACCTGCATATGGTACAGCTGTTCTTGTTAACATCATTAATGAGAATGGTGTTTTCCCTACAAATAACTTCCAAACTTCTCAGTTTGATAAAGCAGAAGAAATCAGTGGTGAAACACTTGCAGAAAAGTACTTAGTTAAAAAAGATCCTTGCTACAGATGTCCAATTGCCTGTGGCCGTTACTGTAAAGTTGACGATATTGAAGGTGGTGGACCAGAGTATGAAACCATTTGGGCGTTTGGCGGAGATTGCGGTGTATCAGATATGGGAGCTGTTATTAAAGCAAACTTCTGGTGTAATGAAATGGGCTTAGACACGATATCAGCTGGGGCAACTATTGCAGCTGCTATGGAGCTTTATCAAAAAGGCTATATTAAAGATGAAGAATTAGATGGGCTTTCACTGGAGTTTGGCAATGCTGAGGCAGTTGTAGAATGGACTAAACGCATGGGTATGAGAGAGGGCCTTGGAAGCAAGATGGCTGAAGGATCTTATAGATTAACAGATGCTTATGGGGTACCAGAGTTATCTATGTCTGTGAAAAAACAAGAGCTGCCAGCATATGATCCAAGAGCTATCCAAGGTCAAGGCTTACAGTATGCAACATCTAACCGTGGAGGCTGTCATGTAAGAGGATACCTTATTTCACCTGAAATTCTTGGTTTACCAGAAAAATTAGACCGTTTTTCACTTGAAGGCAAAGCAACTTGGGTAAAAGTATTCCAAGATCTTACAGCTTTTATTGATGCATCAGGACTATGTCTCTTTACTTCGTTTGCAATGGGCGCCGGAGATTATGCAAATATGATCAATGCCGTAATTGGTACTGATTGGACAGCTGAGGATGTACTTACGGCAGGAGAAAGAATTTGGAATATTGAAAGACTCTATAACTTAGAAGCGGGTATTGATCCATCACAAGATACACTTCCTAAGAGATTATTAGAAGATGGCATAGCAGATGGACCTTCTAAAGGAAATGTAGCAAGGCTCTCTGAACTATTGCCAGAGTACTATGCTGAACGTGGCTGGAGTGCAGAAGGTATTCCAACAGAGGATAGAAAAGCACTGCTTGGACTATAA
- a CDS encoding tungsten cofactor oxidoreductase radical SAM maturase has translation MSVEKVHQLKKVYLELTNRCNLNCTMCYRKTWHQQEMDMAEAILEKCIQQIKSMPTIKEIVLGGIGEPTFSEEVQKVMHALKDYHLTLTTNGTIMHESMRETIADTVNHMIISVDGTPDVFYSIRKFSLEQIIENLKALNEFKQKRKYKTPTVSFQMVLSDMNKDSVFQIIDLAAVHEVSGVIISNVLPMTIEDQKLALYTRYENKEIQALFKKIQNHAFAKTVALQLPAYQLKTERRCRFIEDQATMITVSGDVVPCYRFAHDGTEVVFERHKSVCAYSFGNLSEKPLNEIWGSGRYADFRMTVFNNHYPSCIDCDLADGCDMVRNSEIDCYGNMPSCGDCLWARKLIYCV, from the coding sequence ATGTCAGTAGAAAAAGTTCATCAATTAAAAAAAGTTTACCTGGAGCTTACCAATCGCTGCAATTTAAATTGTACAATGTGTTATCGTAAAACATGGCATCAGCAGGAGATGGATATGGCAGAGGCGATATTAGAAAAGTGCATCCAGCAAATTAAAAGTATGCCCACTATTAAAGAAATCGTACTCGGAGGTATTGGAGAACCCACTTTTTCAGAAGAAGTACAAAAAGTAATGCATGCATTAAAAGACTATCATTTAACCCTTACGACAAATGGTACAATCATGCATGAGTCTATGCGGGAAACAATTGCAGATACAGTTAATCATATGATTATATCTGTTGATGGCACACCAGATGTTTTTTATAGTATTCGCAAGTTTTCGCTGGAACAGATTATTGAAAATCTAAAAGCCTTAAACGAGTTCAAGCAAAAAAGAAAATATAAAACACCAACTGTGTCTTTTCAAATGGTACTTTCGGATATGAATAAAGACAGTGTTTTTCAAATTATCGATTTAGCAGCAGTCCACGAAGTATCTGGAGTCATTATATCTAATGTTTTACCAATGACTATAGAAGATCAAAAGTTGGCGCTTTATACACGTTATGAAAATAAAGAAATTCAGGCACTTTTTAAGAAAATTCAAAACCATGCTTTTGCAAAAACTGTAGCATTACAGTTACCAGCGTACCAGTTAAAAACAGAAAGAAGATGCAGATTTATAGAAGATCAAGCAACTATGATTACAGTTTCAGGGGATGTGGTGCCCTGTTACCGATTTGCTCATGATGGTACAGAAGTCGTATTTGAACGTCATAAAAGTGTTTGTGCCTATTCTTTTGGCAATCTATCTGAAAAGCCTTTAAATGAAATTTGGGGAAGTGGTAGGTATGCAGATTTTCGTATGACAGTTTTTAATAATCATTATCCTTCTTGTATTGACTGTGATTTAGCAGATGGATGTGATATGGTAAGGAATTCTGAGATAGATTGCTATGGCAACATGCCGTCTTGCGGCGATTGTTTGTGGGCAAGAAAACTTATTTATTGCGTATAG
- a CDS encoding MoaD/ThiS family protein gives MQIKVRLFATLRQDRGKEVILDMKDEMSPQDIIDLLKIPKEDVAILLINGRDGALNAKLSAYDIVSIFPPVGGG, from the coding sequence ATGCAAATAAAAGTAAGATTATTTGCTACACTGCGTCAAGACCGTGGTAAGGAAGTCATTTTGGATATGAAAGATGAGATGAGCCCACAGGATATTATTGATTTGTTAAAAATTCCGAAAGAAGATGTAGCTATATTATTAATTAATGGAAGAGATGGCGCTCTAAATGCCAAGCTCAGCGCATACGATATTGTATCCATTTTTCCACCGGTTGGAGGCGGATGA
- a CDS encoding HesA/MoeB/ThiF family protein, protein MKRYARNQITLSEEENQMLHDAKVCVVGCGGLGGYSIEMLARLGVGTITAIDGDVFDESNLNRQILSDTQNLGESKALTAQKRILSVNPETNLYPVTAFLTPQNAKQLLKDHDVIVDALDSIEARFLIQETAKALQIPFVHGAIAGWYGQVSTIFPGEDTLNKIYKNRNSTGKEKIVGNPAFTPALISAQQVSEVVKILIHRGDLLRKKMLFMNVLDHEYEVLELE, encoded by the coding sequence ATGAAAAGATATGCGCGTAACCAAATAACACTTAGTGAAGAAGAAAATCAGATGTTACATGATGCAAAAGTATGTGTTGTAGGATGTGGGGGACTCGGAGGCTATAGCATTGAAATGCTTGCAAGACTTGGGGTAGGCACAATTACTGCCATTGATGGTGATGTATTTGATGAAAGTAATCTTAACAGACAAATTTTATCAGATACACAAAACCTAGGAGAAAGTAAAGCGCTTACAGCCCAAAAGAGAATCCTGTCAGTTAATCCAGAAACTAATCTATACCCTGTTACAGCATTTTTGACCCCTCAAAATGCAAAGCAATTATTAAAGGATCATGATGTGATTGTTGACGCACTAGATAGTATTGAGGCAAGATTTTTGATTCAAGAAACTGCCAAGGCGCTGCAAATACCCTTTGTACATGGTGCAATAGCTGGGTGGTACGGGCAGGTATCAACTATTTTTCCAGGAGAAGACACACTAAATAAAATTTATAAAAATAGAAACTCTACTGGTAAAGAAAAGATAGTGGGAAACCCTGCCTTTACACCAGCACTTATAAGTGCCCAGCAGGTGAGTGAAGTTGTTAAGATACTCATTCACCGGGGGGACTTATTAAGAAAAAAAATGCTCTTTATGAATGTATTAGATCATGAATATGAAGTATTAGAACTCGAGTAG
- a CDS encoding MerR family transcriptional regulator — protein MDYSIKQVSEKTNLKTHVLRYYEKEGLLPFVSRSKSGIRRYSEGDLEWIGLICCLKNTGMSIKQIKDFVELSIKGNETLKKRCDMLIAHKKSVETQIEEMQDHLRKVAHKIEYFTGQYEKYTLDHPDHTEVI, from the coding sequence ATGGATTATTCTATTAAGCAAGTATCCGAAAAAACAAATTTAAAAACCCATGTTTTGCGTTACTATGAAAAAGAAGGTTTACTGCCTTTTGTAAGCCGAAGTAAAAGCGGAATCCGCCGTTATTCAGAAGGTGATTTGGAATGGATTGGATTAATCTGCTGCCTTAAAAATACTGGAATGTCTATAAAACAAATCAAAGATTTTGTTGAACTCAGTATTAAGGGCAACGAAACCTTAAAAAAGCGATGTGATATGTTGATTGCACACAAGAAAAGTGTTGAAACACAAATTGAAGAAATGCAGGATCATTTGCGAAAGGTAGCTCACAAAATAGAGTACTTCACAGGACAATATGAAAAATACACTCTCGACCATCCCGATCACACCGAAGTTATATAA
- a CDS encoding alanine/glycine:cation symporter family protein: MEKFIELVEKINGAVNNVVWGWPMLILIIGTGIYFTIRTNFFQIRRFGHVLNETFFAIFKNKNVTTTKDKKSITQFQALSTALAATIGTGNIVGVATALTAGGEGAIFWMWVSAIFGMMTNYAENVLGIFYRYKNAKDEWMGGPMVYIEKGLGQKWLAVIFSVFCVGASFGIGNMTQVNSISSSLNATYNIPTIITGLFIAAMVALVIVGGIRRIGKVTEKIVPFMAMAYIIGSLIILILHINLVPAVFNSIFTKAFSLKAVGGGAAGTVMASAIKWGFKRGVFSNEAGLGSSVMVHSASDIKEPVKQGLWGIFEVFFDTIIVCSLTAFVIISTGALNSGAQGSELAIIAFSDGFSTFAGHFVTIAILLFAFSTILGWSYYGERAMEYLLGLKSIIFYKIAFILMIVVGATVSLDLVWDISDTLNALMAIPNLIGVLLLSGVVIRITNNYIGRNLSKIPSEEKPMCSAYDK, encoded by the coding sequence ATGGAAAAATTTATTGAGTTAGTCGAAAAAATCAATGGTGCAGTCAATAATGTTGTTTGGGGTTGGCCTATGCTGATACTTATTATTGGAACAGGCATCTACTTCACAATCAGAACCAACTTTTTTCAGATCAGAAGATTTGGTCATGTTCTAAATGAAACTTTTTTTGCCATCTTTAAAAACAAGAATGTTACAACGACTAAAGACAAAAAATCTATTACACAATTTCAAGCTTTGTCAACTGCACTAGCTGCAACTATAGGCACTGGAAATATCGTTGGGGTTGCTACAGCGCTGACAGCTGGAGGTGAAGGTGCTATCTTCTGGATGTGGGTTTCTGCTATTTTTGGTATGATGACCAATTATGCTGAAAATGTGCTTGGCATCTTTTACCGTTATAAAAATGCCAAAGATGAGTGGATGGGCGGACCTATGGTTTATATTGAAAAAGGTCTGGGTCAAAAATGGCTGGCTGTAATCTTTTCTGTTTTTTGCGTCGGTGCATCTTTTGGTATTGGTAATATGACTCAAGTCAACTCTATTTCTTCTTCACTAAATGCAACCTATAACATTCCAACTATTATTACCGGCCTTTTCATTGCAGCAATGGTTGCACTTGTTATTGTTGGTGGTATTCGCCGTATTGGGAAGGTCACTGAGAAAATAGTTCCTTTTATGGCAATGGCCTATATTATTGGATCCCTTATTATTCTTATTTTACATATTAATCTTGTTCCAGCAGTCTTTAACAGTATTTTTACAAAAGCCTTTAGTTTAAAAGCTGTTGGCGGCGGGGCTGCTGGTACAGTGATGGCTTCTGCAATTAAATGGGGCTTTAAAAGAGGTGTTTTCTCAAATGAAGCAGGTCTCGGCAGTTCAGTAATGGTACACTCTGCTTCTGATATTAAAGAGCCTGTTAAACAAGGTTTATGGGGAATTTTCGAAGTATTTTTTGATACAATTATTGTTTGCTCTTTAACTGCTTTTGTCATTATTTCAACGGGTGCCTTAAATTCAGGGGCTCAGGGTTCTGAGCTGGCAATCATCGCATTTTCTGATGGATTTAGTACTTTTGCAGGACATTTTGTGACCATTGCCATTTTACTCTTTGCTTTCTCAACTATACTTGGCTGGTCCTATTACGGTGAAAGAGCTATGGAATATCTCCTTGGCTTAAAATCTATTATCTTTTATAAAATTGCTTTTATTCTAATGATTGTTGTAGGTGCAACAGTCAGCCTTGACCTCGTTTGGGATATATCTGATACACTCAATGCACTTATGGCGATCCCTAACTTAATTGGCGTTCTTCTCTTATCTGGTGTAGTCATTAGAATTACCAACAATTATATCGGCCGAAATCTTTCAAAAATACCCTCAGAAGAAAAACCAATGTGCTCAGCCTACGATAAATAA
- the thiW gene encoding energy coupling factor transporter S component ThiW — MNSKVKKICLAGILIALAVTSSTFYIPIGAAKCFPIQHLINVLTAVLLGPWYGVGVAFCTSIIRVMLGTGTLLAFPGSMFGALLAGLLFLKSKKLVFAFVGELVGTGIIGALAAYPIAVLLMGRQAALFGFIIPFGISSAVGGVVAIIIISIMDRTKVIKVLRKENGI, encoded by the coding sequence ATGAACAGCAAAGTAAAGAAAATTTGTTTGGCAGGTATTTTAATTGCATTGGCAGTAACAAGCTCTACCTTTTATATTCCTATTGGTGCAGCGAAATGTTTTCCGATTCAACATCTTATTAATGTTTTAACAGCGGTTTTATTAGGACCTTGGTACGGGGTAGGTGTTGCATTTTGTACTTCAATTATTAGAGTTATGTTAGGAACAGGAACGCTGCTCGCTTTTCCAGGCAGTATGTTTGGGGCACTGCTTGCGGGATTATTATTTCTTAAAAGTAAAAAATTAGTTTTTGCCTTTGTTGGAGAACTTGTAGGTACTGGTATTATTGGGGCACTTGCGGCATATCCAATAGCCGTGTTATTAATGGGAAGACAGGCAGCCTTATTTGGGTTTATTATACCTTTTGGAATAAGCTCAGCAGTAGGAGGCGTAGTTGCAATTATCATAATAAGTATCATGGATCGCACAAAGGTTATTAAGGTACTCCGCAAAGAAAATGGTATTTAA
- a CDS encoding zinc dependent phospholipase C family protein: MANVLYKEITSQMAIKLDYFHYVYGNIKPDVNPGVIDWPHFSHQSLEDLVKYCEHIMITPMSVKSLSVALGVISHFICDYHCLYHTEPYRKQKNIVSIAKHTAYEHFLELSFIKKCIMGDIKVIDQVCGETIEDTINGRLALYNDGAHSIDKDIHYAVNTAICIVKQLAAFIQVPKIEVPTIGVAYDFLQTEII, encoded by the coding sequence ATGGCAAACGTATTATATAAAGAAATTACTTCACAAATGGCAATCAAACTAGATTATTTCCATTACGTATATGGCAATATTAAGCCTGATGTTAATCCAGGTGTTATAGATTGGCCGCATTTTTCACATCAAAGTTTAGAGGATCTTGTAAAGTACTGTGAACATATTATGATTACGCCTATGTCTGTTAAATCACTTTCGGTGGCATTAGGTGTGATTTCACACTTTATATGTGACTATCATTGTTTATATCATACAGAGCCTTATAGAAAACAAAAAAATATAGTAAGTATAGCAAAGCATACAGCTTATGAACATTTTTTAGAACTTAGTTTTATTAAAAAATGTATCATGGGAGATATTAAAGTGATTGATCAAGTGTGTGGTGAAACTATTGAGGACACAATAAATGGGCGCCTGGCCTTATATAATGATGGAGCGCATAGTATTGATAAAGATATACATTATGCTGTTAATACAGCGATTTGTATCGTAAAGCAACTTGCAGCATTTATACAAGTGCCAAAAATAGAAGTACCGACTATTGGCGTAGCTTATGATTTTTTACAAACTGAGATTATCTAA